DNA sequence from the Saccopteryx leptura isolate mSacLep1 chromosome 4, mSacLep1_pri_phased_curated, whole genome shotgun sequence genome:
ATTTCCAACCATACCTGATCCAGGCAGCTGCTGCGTAGATATCTCAATGCTTGCTGGATACTCTGGGGCAGGGGCTGTCCCGTTCTCTGGACGTGAACTATGAGAGGAACGCCAAAGACAGTCTTGTCTTTGTAATCAGGAACTTTCATCCTCTTCATGAACTTTGGAACTGACCTAGAATTCACAGAAACCAGGTCATCAAGCCTCCTGGGGCCCACTGTGGGGAGAAACTGTGAAAGCAAGCAAGAAGTGGAAACCAAGCTTTTGTTGGAATACCCAAAAGGCAGAGGGAAATTCAACGTTTCTCTCTTAATTAGTCACAGTGCATGGAGGGACTATGTGCACCCCTTGCCTCTGTTAGAACTCTTACTGTTACACAGCATGATTCACATTAGCAGATGAATTTATGGCTCTGTTTTCAAGGCAAGTGTTTGATTTTCTAATTTAACTGTGACTTACAAACCACTCAAGCAATAAACACTTAAAAGTCCCCAACAAGACAAAATGAAGCACACTTACAACAACAATGAAGAATTAGTTCAGTTGGGttaggggagaaatgagaagagaaGGTTAAAAGTATTTCTTGGCTATGATTTTCTAGAACCGACTgaactttttaaaggaaattttaatacACAAACAGATATCAATTTGATAATGCAACTTATAACTTcctcaattattcttttttttaataaaagcattgCGAATTCttctatatatatgatatatctaTAATGTATATACCATAGGATAGTTAGtaactcattttatatttttttcaaatgcatcAAATCGTCTAAAATCAGTCTACACTCAAGTTCCACGACATGCTTTGTCAATTCCTTATGACAAAGGTTTCACTGTGGTTTCTTGTTTTTATTCGTGcatgaaataaaagcagagaagtaCTTGAAGAATGAAATGCTCTCTGAATGACCAGTGCTCTAAGTATTGAGCTCTGCATTGGCCCGAAGGTACAAATAACAGATGTTTCTCCCTGCAAACTGCCAGAATTACTTTAAGGCAGGTTTACTTTTAATTCCTCTGTTCACAATTAATCACCCTTTACTTGTCTTTTATCTTTCTTGGAGCCTGACTGCACTGCCTGGACATTGGTAGGGCTCCAAATAAAGCCACGCTCCCTGCAGACTCCATCCCACCCTAGGAAGCAGCCTGGGAAGCAGACCGGAAGGCAGAACTCTGTGTACTTTCAGGAAGGCAGCGAGCGAAGGCAACAATCGGTCCAAAAgcaaatactttaaaagcttttgcaACCTCAGGCTTAGCTCTAGCACCAACAACACCCTCCCGCGTGAATGTGTTACTCACCATGTCCAGCCGTGTTTGTTGGACATGGAGTGCCTCTCCATGATGGCCGTGAGGCGCAGCAGTGAGAAGCGCTGGAGCAGGTTCAGCTGGCCAGCTGTCTGGTTGCTGATGTGGGGCAACGCCGTGGATGGCGAGGGCTGGTGCGAGAGCTGGAAGCTGGTCCACCGGAGCCGCCTAGACCAGAGAGACCGTCAGAGAAGCAGTCACAAAGTGGATGTGTTATCCAGAAACACAGGACCTTACCTATTTTTTAGTAGCTAAACAAAGTGAGTTCTGCGCCAAGAAAATCACCAAGCAAATGGAAAAGAAGACACATGTACGGAACAGACCTAAGAAACTGATTATCCAAGTCTGATAAATCTGGAAAAGGGTTCATTATCTGTTTCATAAGGAGGTTTAAATAagttatacaatacattttatttgtccattcCCGAATTCGTTCATAAAGTGTTGAAAGCAATtgagactctgtgtgtgtgtgtgtgtgtgtgtgtgtgtgtgtgcgcgcgcgcgcgcgcgcgcgcgcgggggggggggggggagagagagagagagagagagagggagggagatgtcaacagagacagacagacagaaaggtttCAGTGCTTGGGAACCCCAGCATAGTTTCCTATTGCCACCTCTCTCCACACTCTACTCTCTTCTGGGGATGAGATGGAGGCGGAAGGTGACAGGCATGGAGGGGGCACTCTTGAAGTGATGCCTTCATCACACGTCAGTGAGCCCCAGGCGGCATCACTGGCTCCAGTAGAAGCACACACATTATTACTCTTCCTACTAGTTAGGCCTGCCCAGGCCTATGCTTTTTGCGGTTCTTCTGAAACGGTTTTTGTACAACAGCTTTTATGTACGTTGTAATGGGCATTGTAAAGTCAAAATAAACTTAGGAAGTACATACACACCTTAGATTACAGAATTTTCTCACACAAATGAAAAACAGTTTAACAGTTGGGGCAGAGACATTTTACTGACTACTGTTGCAAGGTCATGGGAAGCACCTGTGTGCAGGCACTGGGCCTCCGTTACCAGTGATTAACTATGGTGCCTGATAGCACAGACCTTTACACATAGCTCAAAgatctttttaataataaaatttttaaaaaataaaaccaagattGAATTAGAGGGTAAACACTCAGAAAAATACACGTGAGGGGACATGGATTCAATTACCATGTTAACTGTACAGAGGACATACTTCTGTTCAAACGATTTCTGACCACATATATCACCTAGAACAATGTCAAGCATTTAGTAAGTGCtctataaatgtttgttaaataaataaatggaccaTAACTAtcacaaaatggattaaaaatcatGTCACAAAATCATGTAACCAACCTGTTTGGCCTGGTCAGAGAGGCCCCCACTCCAGAATCCCTCCTTTCTCTGACTCCGGTGGCCTCTGACTCGTTCAGCGATGTGCCATCCCTTTCCCCGTCACTGGGGGTTGTCCGACCTTCGGACACAGAATTACCTTCGAAATCTAGGGAGATCTGGTTAGGAGATGGAAAGGGGCATAAGCCAGGCTTCCTAACCAAAGCATCCCGCACCTGCAGTTCAGGCAGGACGTTCTTTGACCAGTCATCCACCACCTCTTGCAGCCCATTGACGTGGTGCAGAATGTCATCTAAGTGAGGGAAGAGGTCGTCCTTTTCCAGGTCCAGAAGGTCTCCTGTGCTGGCATACAAATGGGAGCCGGGGACGTTGTCATAGATACTGATTCGACTTGCTCTGTGGCAGGAAGCCATGAGCCCAGGCTCCCTGGTGCCAGGACCCTGCTGCCTACCCAGGGAGATGCTACCTGTCCTCCAGTTCACCCCATTGCTGTTGTCTGTTGGTGAGAGGCTCTCGATAGACAGTGCCTTTGGGAACGTTCCTGGTTTGTGATCCTTGGGAACGTGCACTACCAAGTTCTCCTGGGAATGAAACTCATGTGTGTGGTTCTGGTCACCTGCCTCCTGCAGTACAGTACCGACCAGCACATCCAGGTCTTCTAAGTACATGCCCCCGCGCTTGTTGGCCTCCTGGCATTTCCGTTCCTTCAGGCCAGGCGTGCTCAGCCCGCTACTGCTGGTTTCCAGTGGACTGCCCTCAGCGCTCCACGTGCTGGAGCATGGCAGCCCCTGGGTGCAGGCGGCTGGGAGTGAACTCTGGACGTCTCCATTGGGTATCTGGATGCACTGCATGGCTTTGAAGGACTCCGGCTCCTGCTGCAGCACCGGCCCACTGATCACCAAGCCCCCTGTCCGGCCTGACCCCTTATGCCTGGTGTGCACTCCTTTCGTGCGGAGTGTTTCCATGCGTTTTAAAAATgacttggccctggccctgccaggCTTCTCATTCTTGGGGTGTAAAGGGCAATTGAGACCGTCTCTGGGGGACTGCGGGAGGCTGCTGCTGACGCCCGTGGCATCCAGCACGCCCGGGCTGTCGGCACAGCGCCGGCTGGGGCCCTCGGGCAGCTCTCTGCTTGCGCCCTGGCCGCCCGTCTGGCCGCGGCCCTCGCTGCCCCCGCGGCCGTCACTGCCCCCGCTGCTCTCGCTGTGGAGGGAGCAGACCTCGGGCTCGCTCAGGTCTGTGAGGACGCTTTCACTGCTGGTCGTGTTCCTCATCCTGACGTCTCCCGATGACCCATTTCTGTCTCCCCCAGGAAACAGGGTGTGGAGGTCATCGACCCGAGACCACCGCctgctggttctttggaaagtcCATTTGTTACTGATACAGAGATCCTCCTCATCTGAGTCATCACCCTGGAAAACATCAAGGACAGCACGCATTGGCCAGTAGCTCAGATGAAACAGGAGACCTTGGGGCCAGAGGAGGTCCtcgctcctctcccttccctccgtTTCATGGGCATTCTCTGGGCTTGGGAGGAACCTTCACTCGGTCCTCCACTGTCATGCACTGTCCCACAGACCCTCTGTCTCCCTGGTGGCTAGAGCACCTCTTCCCAACCTGCCAAGCTTTATTCCTTGTAATTTCCACCAAGTTCCAGAATCATTCCTCTCTAAGAAGTCTTTTCTTGATTGATTATAAAGAAGGTGAAGTTATCATCTGACTAGACATAGACAGTCTAAATCTAAAACACCTGTGGTCTCCCTCTCACACGGAAACCTAATCCTGCCGTAAGACACTTACTTCTTTCCTGAGACATCTTAACTGAGCCCGTGACAATATTTCCAGCTTCCCACCTCCGAACCGCGAAGCCACTCTCTATGAGCTAATGTTCCTTACCTAGGTCTCTCCAACTTGATTCTTGTTGTCTATTTCCGGTACAAACTAATGACACAATTATCTACTGAACTCCTGTAGGTGGAATTCCAGAGATCACTGGTTGGGGAGAGTCCGCCCAGCTGCTCTGCTGGCCTGCCTTCTTGTTTTTAACCAATTCTGCATCCGTACGCCTTCGGCAGAACATGCGCCCAAGACTGCCTTGGTCCTCACTGCTTTGCCGTCTTACACTGCACTCTGTACACATTTATCTTACCTGTCTGGGCTCTGCCTGAGTTTGCATCCCCTGAGAGAGGAAAGTCTGGGTGTGTAGAGGCCAGAGAGGCCCTTGCTTATCTTTGTGAGTCCCTCCAGCTCAGTATAGACCTTGACCTAGAGCATCTAAATAATAATTTCCTTCCAAGATAAACGGAATcatctgctccttcctcctcctcaccacGTGTATTACCAGGGCCCAACTGAGAGAGACTATCGTACCTTCTTCACCCCTATGCCCTTTTTGAGGCCTATGACACCTCTCTCTTTGGGTCTATTAACAGCCACAACCTGACAAGAATCCTTGACTCCGGTGTCTTCCCCATCTAAGCAGCTTTCTGTAGTGTAATCTGAAGGTGATCACAGAACCCCAGCTTAGAAGCCCTCAGCTTCCCTTAGCCTCCCTGATATCTTGAGTGCAGCATTCAAAGCCCATTTGCCCTGACTGCCAGGTACCTACTTTTCTTGCCTCATTTCAGTTGTTCCTCCCAGTTCCTCTCTGCTCCCTGGCCCACAACTATCCCCCAACACCCAGTTCTGTTACAGATTTAAGAGCCTAAAAGGAGGTACATGGTCTACTGCTGAGAATGTCCTGCTCTGGTCCCTGACGACTCTTGGGTGCTCAGTGTGCCTATGAAATCCTTCCCtttgaagccttccctgattgcTCCAAACAACGACTACTTTCCCCCTGCATTTGGAGTAGCCCTCTGTTGTAGTAGTTACTCTACTGATAACTCAAGCTCATGTCACACACACCCATCCTCAGTCATAATAGGTAAGTAAGCTCATCAAGAACAGGGACTGTGTTTCTCTGCTTTattcatacagtgtgtccgtaaagtcatggtgcgcttttgaccggtcacaggaaagcaacaaaagacgacagaaatgtgaaatctgcaccaaataaaaggaaaaccctcccaatttctgtaggatgatgtggcagcatgtgcgcatgcacagatgatgacgtaacaccgtgtatacagcggagcagcccacggccttgccagtcgagatgtggacggtacagaggaaagttcagtgtgttctgtggctcgctaaattcgaatccgtgaccaaagtgcaacatgaatattggcgcgtttataacgaagtgtcaccacataggaataacattactcagtgggataagcagttgaaggaaaccggcagtttggtggagaaacccgttctggtaggccaccagtcagtgacgagtctgtagaggctatacgggatagctacctaaggagccctaaaaaatctgtgtgtgagcccacattgaactgcactgaataggtatgaaactgggagagttttccttttatttggtgcagatttcacatttctatcgtcttttgttgctttcctgtaaccggtcaaaagtgcaccatgactttacggacacactgtatttaaatcCCTCCCAATGCCAAGCTCAAAGTACCTGctcaatatttttgttgttgctgctgttgttaactaactttattttattttactttggcaTTTAGGTCTAAGACCCAGTTCCAAGTGTGCGTGGTACCAGTTAGGAGCTTTTGTGACTGCATGTTAAGATGCTCACTCTCTCCAAAGTTTCTATCACTTATACAATGGGATTAAACATAGGCCCTGTGTGCCGCAGCAGGTTAGCTGAGGAGACTAAATGCAATAATGCATTGAGTAGTCCCTCACTGAGGAGTATCTGTTTATTTGTTATTCTCCAGTGTTGTTCAACTGCTTACCTATTGCCTATCTTAAGATAGACTGCTTATCTTTTTACAAGTCTAATAATATTCACCTTAACTCTCCGTAGCttggcaatttattttattttaaaggaaaagtgaaCAGATGCTCAGTCAATAAATGTTGGGATGTCCCCATTCTTGTTTATTTAGTGAAAAATCTAGATTCATCTGGGTTAGATTAAATGACAAATTTGAACATTCAAAtataaggtagaaaaaaaaatgcaaagccaAGGTATTAACGAAGTTTCCCACAGGTTTGGGGCCTCAGTGGAAAGTtagttttgagttttaaaaatagttatagaGAGCTTTggaaaaaagagtttaaaatattgtataaatggaaaaaaaggcAAGACTCTAAGATGAAGACtcaaaattatactttctttGTAGCCTTTTCTACTTCCCTTTTCCCTGTGATTGATATAATAAAACCCAATATCTGAGGGCCATTATGTACCAGGCATCGTGATAGGCTGAAGGTTGAGTTCTGGATTTTCATATCACATTTCAAGATAGTAGTGAGGGGAAGTTGATATTAAGTCAGCATTTTGAAAAAAGTCCTTTTAAGCAAATAGTTATTTTGAAAAGGCAAAAGAAGGGTATgcttttaacaaaattataggtATCTTAAAATAGAAACTACAATATTTAGTGTTGGCTCTAACAAGCTCTCTCAAGCTAGTGCAAACTCTGTTTCGGGTGCTAGTAAACCGTATACTATATAGTTGGATAAGGACTTCTTTATTTTGGTTATGAAGAGATGCCAAGCTGGGCACTGAGAACTGGGAATGGAAAGCCTGCCCCTGTCTGCGAAGCTCTAAGAGCTTATTATACTAGCTTTGGGAAACAGGAAGGTACGTACAACCCAAAAAGGCATGTGAACAGTGGTGGACCGTCGGGGAAAAGACCAATGGTTCAGAAACTATTTTAGTATTTAGATTGTTTGAgccaaaacaaataagcaaaccaaatcaataataaacaaaaacaaaatgaaaaacccaTTTTCCTTTAGCACCTTCTCCTTTATTATAGTATGTCCCGAAAGGTGCTGACATAATTCTGTATCTTTGTTTTCCTCTAGTACAGGATCTTCCAAACTATTCTAGTGATATACAATAAGAAATATCTTTTCTATCaaactcaaggcacatacagataTTATACTAAACAACAAACAATTCCTACTATAATTATACTTGTTTGTACTACTGTGATATATTCTATTAtagttaatatacaatattatatcagtttcaagtgtacaacatagagATTCTACCTGATACACTTTACAATCTGATCACCATGCTAAGTTTAGTAACCATCTGTTACTGTACCAAGTCAGTATGATATTTATTGCTGAACATTTTCCCTGTGCTGTGCATTACTTCCCCTGTCCTATTCATTTTCAGCAGGAAGTTTGTATTTCTCATCGCCCTTCACCTTTTCATCCACCCCttcacccccgcccctccttgaATGGCAAACCATCAGTTagttctctgtatctttgagtcTGCTTGCtctgcttgttttctttttacaattccacatataagtgaaatcacatggtatttgtctttctccgtcTAATTTATTTCAGTTAGCTGTCCTCTGATATTTTACATTCTAATTTAgtcagttttgctttttaaacaagTTGTGACCCACCAAATTCATTTGACAGTCCATCGATGGGCCATGACCCATACTGTGCTAGAGTTTAACTTTCATACCTCAGGGCCCCACAGACTTTCAGGCAGGTGTAGACTCCCCAATAACTATGGAAGTGTACTTATTGGTTAAGAGCTGATCAGATGTCATCAATTTGATCATTATTTTAAGCTAATAACAGTTTGATTATTTAGCAGTGAAAAATGGAAATACCTAGGAGTCAGATAtatttatgagaaaaagaaacaacaaactaACTTTACTCTCCTAGCTTAATTATTTGGTAAACCATGAAAAACCTATAGACATCAACCGCCTGGATTCTGGCAAGGGAGCTGACAAAGGCTCTTCTGACATGGCTGTGCCCTAGAGGGCTAACGGTGCTGAATGCTGCAGAGTTCTGTTAGTTATGGGTTGAGTAACTCTACCAAAGAGTGTGATCACAAGACTGAACACAGCTAAGAAAAATTCTCTGGATGATGCCTCAGAGTGACGCCCATTTTAAGAATAACTTGAATGAGCCAGGAGaactcatgtttttaaaatgtgaaggtGACACAGGTAATTCACTAAGTGATCTTGAGCAaagcacccttttttttttttttttttttttgtatttttctgaagctggaaacggggagagacagtcagacagactcccgcatgcgcccgaccgggatccacccggcacgcc
Encoded proteins:
- the STARD13 gene encoding stAR-related lipid transfer protein 13 isoform X2 produces the protein MTSKRKPFQTQLRRSISEQLRDSTVRAWDLLWRNVRERRLAEIEAKEACDWLRAAGFPQYAQLYEDSQFPINILAVKNDHDFLEKDLVEPLYRRLNTLNKCASMKLDVNFQRKKGDDSDEEDLCISNKWTFQRTSRRWSRVDDLHTLFPGGDRNGSSGDVRMRNTTSSESVLTDLSEPEVCSLHSESSGGSDGRGGSEGRGQTGGQGASRELPEGPSRRCADSPGVLDATGVSSSLPQSPRDGLNCPLHPKNEKPGRARAKSFLKRMETLRTKGVHTRHKGSGRTGGLVISGPVLQQEPESFKAMQCIQIPNGDVQSSLPAACTQGLPCSSTWSAEGSPLETSSSGLSTPGLKERKCQEANKRGGMYLEDLDVLVGTVLQEAGDQNHTHEFHSQENLVVHVPKDHKPGTFPKALSIESLSPTDNSNGVNWRTGSISLGRQQGPGTREPGLMASCHRASRISIYDNVPGSHLYASTGDLLDLEKDDLFPHLDDILHHVNGLQEVVDDWSKNVLPELQVRDALVRKPGLCPFPSPNQISLDFEGNSVSEGRTTPSDGERDGTSLNESEATGVRERRDSGVGASLTRPNRRLRWTSFQLSHQPSPSTALPHISNQTAGQLNLLQRFSLLRLTAIMERHSMSNKHGWTWSVPKFMKRMKVPDYKDKTVFGVPLIVHVQRTGQPLPQSIQQALRYLRSSCLDQVGLFRKSGVKSRIHALRQMNENFPENVNYEDQSAYDVADMVKQFFRDLPEPLFTNKLSETFLHIYQYVPKEQQLQAAQAATLLLADENREVLQLLLCFLSDVVSLVEENQMTPMNLAVCLAPSLFHLNLLKKESSPRVIQKKYATGKPDQKDLNENLAAAQGLAHMIMECDRLFEVPHETVAQFRSSYLEAEIHAPTLEDLGAQLEESGATFHTYLDQLIQGLQKEARDKFKGWVTCSSTDSTDLAFKKVGDGNPLKLWKASVEVEAPPSVVLNRVLRERHLWDEDFVQWKVVETLDKQTEVYQYVLNSMAPHPSRDFVVLRTWKTDLPKGMCTLVSLSVEHEDAQLMGGVRAIVMDSQYLIEPCGSGKSRLTHICRVDLKGHSPEWYNKGFGHLCAAEVARIRNSFQPLIAEGPETKI